A window of the Scyliorhinus torazame isolate Kashiwa2021f chromosome 12, sScyTor2.1, whole genome shotgun sequence genome harbors these coding sequences:
- the mis12 gene encoding protein MIS12 homolog translates to MAERLMTYETQFFGFSPQTCVLRVSSGIQDSLLDVMLVVERVIFKKLKEMPENSITPSQIRFCTENFLQLMKERFDMIFERVEQGILQRIFYIPENVLLPEDKAQEQYPYTEEECQELQAEIAQLEHSYRCEMMAKQALQVELEEQKLTELKLEQRIHWFNNLDNTWKNNAVSNVPESLIFVRELTQKVPVILQKIQEKYKNELKHERAASENEQEEKETSKILMILGQGAGNPDPHSHHNLRGSNTAFLM, encoded by the coding sequence ATGGCAGAGAGACTGATGACGTATGAGACCCAATTCTTTGGGTTTTCTCCCCAAACCTGTGTTCTCAGGGTGTCCAGTGGAATCCAGGATTCTCTCCTTGATGTCATGCTGGTTGTAGAACGAGTCATTTTCAAGAAGCTGAAAGAGATGCCAGAAAACAGTATAACTCCATCTCAGATCCGGTTCTGCACAGAAAACTTCCTTCAACTGATGAAAGAGCGCTTTGACATGATCTTTGAGAGGGTTGAGCAAGGAATTCTGCAACGCATCTTTTACATTCCTGAAAATGTTCTACTTCCTGAGGACAAAGCCCAAGAGCAGTACCCGTACACTGAGGAAGAGTGCCAGGAGCTGCAGGCAGAAATAGCTCAGCTCGAGCATAGCTACAGATGTGAAATGATGGCCAAACAAGCCCTTCAGGTTGAGCTCGAAGAACAAAAACTGACTGAGCTGAAACTGGAGCAGAGAATTCACTGGTTCAATAACCTGGATAATACTTGGAAGAATAATGCAGTCAGCAATGTTCCAGAGAGTCTGATCTTTGTTCGGGAGTTAACTCAAAAGGTCCCAGTTATACTACAAAAAATCCAAGAGAAATACAAGAATGAGCTAAAACATGAGCGAGCAGCCAGTGAGAATGAACAGGAAGAAAAGGAAACAAGTAAAATTCTAATGATATTGGGACAGGGTGCTGGGAACCCTGATCCTCATTCACACCACAATCTGAGGGGCTCCAACACTGCATTCCTCATGTAA